A genomic window from Salvia miltiorrhiza cultivar Shanhuang (shh) chromosome 5, IMPLAD_Smil_shh, whole genome shotgun sequence includes:
- the LOC130985617 gene encoding uncharacterized protein LOC130985617 yields MKFTGVEYLKHLWETWDLRGFVLLSLCLQSFLILAAPLRKRTRSSWVILPLWSAYLLADWAANFAVGLISNSQSSKCSSTKGVSNNADLLAFWAPFLLVHLGGPDTITAFALEDNELWLRHLLALIFQACAAGYVLYQTLPHNPLLIPTICMLVSGLIKYSERTMSLYRASLNRFRDSMLKDPDPGPDYAKIMDEYRSMTEAKLPTRIVMIEEPPRGEQATTVVKTGPLQGNEAVLYAYLYFEIFKGLIVDLIFSSRDRNKSRDFFRERSAEDAFEVISIELNFMYDVLFTKVRVVYTRWGYLGRLIAFGLVIASLNLFYKEDKRDFEIPDVAITYTLLFGAIALDVIAFFKLITSNWLVVRTNNLPAVNLETTSQQRTPSTSKLDPAALFNKIAEYGLLKKLMRLLHRRWSGTVPSFNLINYCLNHRLPEKEKIMDFLNLIAIFDAIMYVTNKPFTTDLRDLIFVELKKKSELADDLETAKELSAARGDWALRVGHGRDQRAAPGELLKYINGVDYDQSLLLWHIATEICWCMEDETQLDPHHHDTDGFTVKQHLQFSKLLSDYMLYLLIMQPTMMSAVAGIGQIRFRDTCAETKKFLEGSREKKPRAWRVLKYALKSLASYLQYFTVALFAPILSFIFSLFITVFLPLIPRKGINFLKSKKVVGKFLNYLTREETERDPKQVKACEKIHGVNTEVEPVSIKGDRSKSVLFDGCMLAKELMGKKEEKWGIMSRVWVEMLSYAAVRCRPNAHAQQLSKGGELITLVWLLMAHFGLGEEFQISEGHTRAKLVVDK; encoded by the coding sequence ATGAAATTTACGGGTGTGGAGTACTTGAAGCATCTATGGGAGACCTGGGATCTGAGAGGGTTCGTGTTGCTGAGCTTGTGCCTGCAGTCATTTCTGATATTAGCAGCGCCTCTGAGAAAACGAACCCGGTCAAGCTGGGTGATCCTGCCTCTATGGTCGGCCTACCTGCTGGCGGATTGGGCAGCGAATTTCGCGGTGGGGCTCATCTCAAACAGCCAGAGCAGCAAGTGCAGCAGCACCAAAGGTGTGTCCAACAATGCAGATCTGCTGGCATTTTGGGCTCCCTTTCTTCTGGTGCATCTTGGGGGCCCCGACACCATAACCGCCTTCGCCCTCGAGGACAACGAGCTGTGGCTCAGGCATCTTCTGGCTCTCATATTCCAGGCATGTGCGGCGGGGTACGTGCTCTACCAGACCCTGCCTCACAACCCACTGCTCATCCCCACCATCTGCATGCTCGTTTCTGGCCTCATCAAGTACTCGGAGCGCACCATGTCGCTCTACCGTGCTAGCTTGAACAGGTTCCGGGACTCCATGCTCAAGGATCCTGATCCGGGCCCCGACTACGCCAAGATCATGGATGAGTACCGGTCCATGACAGAGGCGAAGCTTCCCACGAGAATCGTGATGATCGAGGAGCCACCCCGAGGAGAGCAAGCAACGACGGTGGTGAAAACCGGCCCACTCCAAGGTAATGAAGCGGTGCTCTATGCGTACCTCTACTTCGAGATCTTCAAGGGCCTCATCGTGGACCTCATTTTCAGCTCCCGCGATCGCAACAAGAGTCGGGACTTTTTCCGGGAGAGATCAGCGGAGGATGCTTTCGAGGTGATAAGCATCGAGCTGAATTTCATGTACGACGTGCTGTTTACGAAGGTTCGCGTGGTGTACACTCGGTGGGGATACCTGGGTAGGTTGATTGCCTTTGGTTTGGTGATTGCATCGCTCAATCTCTTCTACAAAGAGGACAAGCGCGACTTCGAGATCCCTGATGTAGCCATTACCTATACTCTGCTCTTCGGAGCCATTGCCTTGGATGTCATTGCCTTTTTCAAGCTCATCACCTCTAATTGGCTCGTTGTTCGTACCAATAATCTGCCTGCTGTCAACTTGGAGACTACTTCTCAGCAAAGAACTCCATCCACATCCAAGCTTGATCCCGCCGCCTTATTCAACAAGATTGCTGAGTATGGCTTATTGAAGAAGCTCATGCGCTTGCTGCACCGCCGCTGGTCCGGAACCGTCCCCAGTTTCAACCTCATAAATTACTGCCTGAATCACCGGCTGCCGGAGAAAGAGAAAATCATGGATTTCCTCAACTTAATTGCCATTTTTGATGCAATCATGTACGTGACGAACAAGCCCTTCACCACGGACCTGCGGGATCTCATCTTCGtggagctgaagaagaaatcgGAGCTGGCGGATGATCTAGAAACCGCAAAAGAGTTGAGCGCAGCGCGAGGCGATTGGGCCCTCCGCGTGGGACACGGCCGCGATCAGAGGGCAGCGCCAGGCGAACTGCTCAAATATATTAACGGCGTGGACTACGATCAGAGCCTGCTGCTCTGGCATATCGCCACCGAGATCTGCTGGTGCATGGAAGATGAAACACAGCTGGATCCTCATCACCATGATACCGACGGATTCACTGTGAAGCAGCACTTGCAATTCTCCAAGCTCCTCTCCGATTACATGCTGTATCTTCTCATCATGCAGCCTACAATGATGTCCGCAGTGGCGGGTATCGGCCAGATCCGATTCCGCGACACGTGTGCCGAGACCAAGAAGTTTCTGGAAGGATCCAGAGAGAAGAAGCCCCGCGCCTGGCGAGTCTTGAAATACGCTCTTAAGAGTTTGGCCAGCTATCTCCAATATTTCACAGTTGCCCTGTTTGCTCCCATTTTATCCTTCATCTTCTCCTTGTTCATCACCGTGTTTCTGCCTCTGATTCCGAGAAAAGGGATTAATTTCCTAAAGAGCAAGAAAGTTGTCGGGAAGTTTCTCAACTACTTAACGAGGGAGGAAACAGAACGGGATCCCAAACAAGTGAAAGCTTGCGAAAAGATCCACGGCGTAAACACGGAAGTGGAGCCGGTTTCCATCAAGGGAGATAGGAGCAAATCAGTGCTCTTCGACGGCTGCATGCTGGCGAAAGAGCTGATGGGTAAGAAGGAGGAGAAATGGGGAATTATGAGCAGAGTTTGGGTTGAGATGCTGTCGTACGCGGCTGTACGTTGCAGACCCAACGCGCATGCGCAGCAACTGAGCAAAGGAGGAGAGCTCATAACCCTTGTTTGGCTGCTCATGGCTCATTTTGGGTTAGGGGAGGAATTTCAAATCAGTGAGGGTCATACAAGGGCTAAGCTCGTTGTCGACAAGTAG
- the LOC130985618 gene encoding probable disease resistance protein At4g19060: MDDIVEEFLLEKLDKEIDGAREAEKKKPPTCNKLISIHEECQKLRDLIAGKKPATGAAVKETRREKLYYLLNLIEEWHELFNNQPRALLSVDQIPSKLKQVRKELEDAPDSHSEFKQPSSPEVYRWSCHAMSLAKTRGFEDKLMIMERLLLNKGSKAIGIVGVAGVGKTALSQQAYNYQPVQEHFLLRIWLCLSKQQKELMPAELSFEDRLKMMLSCLGFEDQVIQKVAEKKLLELAVRRHLSRGRYLIVLDDVWTVKDNGKDVAVEKEIQSLFSFLTAPHLSRYDGAIIVSSRSPELEQMVGAKNMHWLLPLADDESCWDICTDSIKEDGTHPPQNLEKLKGNIVKNCDGLPLMAKMLGKIAHHELKNPS; this comes from the coding sequence ATGGATGACATTGTAGAGGAGTTTCTGCTAGAGAAACTAGATAAGGAGATCGATGGTGCCCGTGAAGCTGAGAAAAAAAAACCACCCACGTGCAACAAGTTGATCTCCATTCACGAAGAGTGTCAAAAGTTGAGGGATTTGATTGCTGGTAAGAAGCCCGCGACTGGCGCTGCAGTGAAGGAGACGAGAAGAGAGAAGCTCTACTATCTCCTCAACCTCATCGAAGAGTGGCACGAGCTGTTCAACAATCAGCCGAGGGCACTGCTTTCCGTTGATCAGATTCCTAGCAAGCTGAAGCAGGTCAGAAAAGAACTTGAAGATGCACCCGACAGCCACAGCGAATTCAAACAACCATCATCGCCAGAAGTGTACCGCTGGAGTTGTCACGCAATGAGCCTGGCTAAGACTCGTGGGTTCGAGGACAAGCTCATGATCATGGAGCGCCTGCTGCTCAACAAAGGCTCAAAGGCTATTGGGATTGTCGGGGTGGCCGGCGTTGGCAAAACAGCACTTTCCCAGCAGGCTTACAACTACCAACCGGTGCAGGAGCACTTTCTCCTCAGAATTTGGCTCTGCTTGTCCAAGCAACAAAAAGAATTAATGCCGGCTGAGCTGAGCTTCGAGGATCGGCTGAAGATGATGCTGAGCTGTCTGGGCTTTGAGGATCAGGTCATCCAGAAGGTCGCTGAGAAGAAACTACTCGAGCTGGCGGTGCGGCGCCACCTCAGCCGTGGAAGATACTTAATTGTCCTTGATGATGTCTGGACAGTGAAAGACAACGGCAAGGACGTGGCTGTGGAGAAGGAGATTCAAAGCTTATTCTCTTTCTTAACTGCTCCACATTTATCCCGATATGATGGGGCGATCATTGTGAGTAGCAGATCGCCGGAATTGGAGCAAATGGTTGGCGCCAAGAATATGCACTGGCTTTTGCCTCTTGCAGATGATGAGAGCTGCTGGGATATTTGCACTGATTCGATTAAGGAAGATGGAACCCACCCACCTCAAAATTTGGAGAAGCTAAAAGGAAACATTGTGAAAAACTGTGATGGCCTGCCATTAATGGCCAAGATGCTGGGCAAAATCGCCCACCATGAACTCAAAAACCCTAGCTAA